Sequence from the Terriglobales bacterium genome:
GCCTGAAAAGCAGCCCGCACTACGCGTTGGCCGGGAAGTATCTGCCACGGGGCGCGAGCGCGCTCCTCACCTTCGGCATCCGCGGCGGCCGGGAGGCAGGGAGGAAGTTCATCAACGCGGTGAAGCTGTTCAGCCTGCTGGCCAACATCGGAGACGCCAAGTCGCTGGTCATCCACCCGGCGTCCACCACCCACCAGCAGCTCAGCGCCGAGGAGCAGCGCGTCACCGGCGTGACGCCGGAGCTGGTGCGGTTGTCGGTGGGCATCGAGAACGCGGGCGACATCATCCGCGACCTCGAGCAGGGACTGGAGCGGGCCACGACTCGGCGCGGCGCCAGCGCGGCGGACTAGGGAGGCAGCATGAGCGAGATCCCCCGACCTAGCTTCGAAGGCGACTTCACCTTCGCCCAGCAGCAGCCGTTTCTCCTCGACGCCGGAGGCACGCTGCGGCCGGTGATTTTGCACTACGCCATCTACGGCGATCTGGAGCGGCGGCGCGAGCAGGTGGTGTTGGCCTGCCACGCGCTCTCCGGCTCGGCGCGCGCAGGCGACTGGTGGCCGGCGATGTTCGGTCGCGGGCGCGCCTTCGATCTCGAGCGCCACTGCGTGCTCGGCGTCAACGTGCTGGGCTCGTGCTACGGCTCGAGCGGACCGCCGTCCCTCGACCCGCGCACCGGGCGGCGCTACGGCTCCGGCTTCCCCCTGGTCACCGTGGGCGACATGGTGCGTGCGCAGGCACGGCTGCTCGACCACCTGGGGGTGCGGCGCCTCGCCGCGGTCGTGGGCGGCTCCCTCGGGGGCATGCAGGCGCTGGAGTGGGCGCTGCGCTTTCCCGGGCGCGCCGAGCGATGTATCGTCATCGGGGCCACGCCGCTTTCCGCCCTGGGGCTGGCGTTCAATCATCTGCAGCGGCAGGCCATTCGCCTCGATCCCAGCCGCGGGCTGGCGCTGGCGCGCGCCCTCGCCATGTGCTCCTACAAGTCGGCGGAGCTCTTCCGCGAGCGCTTCGCTCGCCGTCCCGACCGCAGCGGCGAGGATCCCCGGCGCTCGCTGGACGCGCGCTACGACGTAGCCGGCTATCTCGACCACCAGGGCGAGATCTTCGTGCGCCGCTTCGACGCCGACTCCTACGTGGCGCTCTCCAAGGCGATGGACACTTTCGAGCTGCCACGCCCCGGTGAGAACGAGGAGGCTGCGCTGCGGGGCATCTCGGCGCAGGTGCTGCTGGTGGGCATCTCCTCGGACTGGCTGTTCCCGGCCGCGGAGGTGCGGGCGCTGGCCGGGCGCATGCGTGCCGCCGGCGTCGACGTCCGCTATGCCGAGCTGGAATCGGCGCACGGACACGACGCCTTCCTGGCCGAGGCGGAGAAACTGGCGCCCCTGGTGGCGGAGGCGTTGGCGGTTCTCCCGAGGCAGGGCAGCCGCGTCTATGCGGGTTCTGTGGCTGGAGGTGCGCCCCATGATTGAACTCAAGCAGGAGAAGCGCGCCCACGTCCCTTTTCCCGCGGACCTGCTGCGCGACCGGGTGGCCATCGTGACCGGGGGCTCGCGCGGCATCGGACGCTCCACCGTGCTGCGCCTGGCGGAGGCCGGCTGCAACGTGGTGATCAACTACCGGCAGAACCACGCCGCCGCGCGGGAGACGGCGGGGCGCGCCCGCGAGCTGGGCGTCGAAGCCATCACCCTGGCCGCCGATATCTCCCGCAACGGCGAGGCGCTGGCCCTGACGGAGCAGGTCGTGACCCACTTCGGCCGCGTGGACATCCTGGTGGCCAACGCCGGCATCTGGGAGGGCGCGCGCGTGGAGGAGATGCCAGAGGAACTCTGGGACCGCGTGCTCGAGGTCAACCTGAAGGGCACCTGGAACGCCTGCCGCGCGGTGGTGCCGGTGATGAGGCGCCAGGGGCAGGGCTCGATCGTGATCGTCAGTTCGACCGCAGGCCAGCGCGGCGAGGCCCACTACTCGGGCTACGCCGCTTCCAAAGGCGGACAGATCAGCTTCACCAAGTCGCTGGCGGTGGAGCTGGCGCCGCGCATCCGCGTGAACTGCGTCGCGCCCGGCTGGGTCGAGACCGAGCTGAACGACCCCGTCTTCCAGCGCGGCGGCTTCAAGGAGCAGGTGGCGGGCGCCGTGCCCTTGGGGCGCATCGCGCAGCCCAGCGACGTGGCCCGCTCCATCGTCTTCCTGGCCTGCGACTGGGCGCAGCACATCACCGGCGAGGTGCTCAACGTGAATGGGGGCGCGGTGCTCTGCGGCTAGCCCCTCCTTTCGGGGCAGCCGCTCCGGCTGGAAGTTTCTACCGCTTTGCGCCCCGGGCGTTTATCATGTCCGGTCGCAAAATCCAGGCTGGAGGTCTGTACGCCATGAAGAGCCTGCGTCTTGCCGTGCTGGCGATTTTCGCCCTGATCCTGTCCGCTGCCTTTTTCGCCTTGCCGCTGGCCGCGCAGAAGCCGCCGGCGAAAGACAAGAAGGCGAAGCCTGGCGCCGCGCCCGCGCCCGCAGCCGCCAAGGCGGAAGAGGCCAAGAAAGAAGATCCCTTCCAGGGCCTGGCCTGGCGACAGGTCGGCCCGTTTCGCGGCGGGCGCGCGCTGGCGGTGGCCGGCGTCCCCGGCGACGCCAATACCTTCTACTTCGGCGCGGTGGCGGGGGGAGTGTGGAAGACCACCGACGGCGGCCTGACCTGGACGCCCATCTCCGACAAGACCCCGATCGAGTCGGTGGGCTCGATCGCGGTGGCCGAGTCCGATCCCAACGTCATTTATGTGGGTACGGGGGAGGCGTGCATCCGCGGCAACATCGTGCGCGGCGACGGCGTCTACAAGTCCACCGACGCGGGCAAGACCTGGAAGTTCATCGGGCTGAAGGACACGCAGACCATCGGCAAGGTCATTGTCAATCCCAAGAACCCCGACATCGTCTTCGTGGCCGCCATGGGCCATGTCTATGGGCAGAACGCGGAGCGCGGTGTCTTCCGCTCCAGCGACGGCGGCGCGACCTGGCAGAAGGTGCTCTACAAGGACGAGAAGACCGGGGCCATCGACATCACCTTCGATCCCACCAACCCCAGCGTGCTGTACGCGGCGCTCTGGGAGGCCTACCGCACGCCCTGGTCGATGTCGAGCGGCGGGCCGGGCAGCGGCCTCTACAAGTCCATCGACGGCGGCTCCACCTGGCAGAAGATCGAGGGCGAAGGCCTGCCCAAGGGCGTGTGGGGACGTATCGGGGTGGCGGTGGCGCCCAACTCCAGCCGGGTGTGGGCGCAGATCGAGGCCAAGGAGGGCGGCCTCTACCGCTCCGACGACGCCGGCGAGCACTGGCGCCGCATGAACGACGACCATCGCACCACGCAGCGCGCCTGGTACTTCAGCCACGTGGTCGCCGATCCCCAGAACCCCGACGTGGTCTACTTCCTGAACGTGGGCATGTTCCGCTCCACCGACGGCGGCCGCACCCTGACCCCGATGCAACAGCAGCACGGCGACAACCACGGACTGTGGATCGATCCCACCGATCCCAAGCGCATGATCAGCGGCAGCGACGGGGGCGCCGCCGTCAGCCAGAACGGCGGCGAGAGCTGGACCACGCTGCTCAACCAACCCACCGCGCAGTTCTACCACGTGGCCACCGACAATCGTTATCCCTACTGGCTGTACGGGGCGCAGCAAGACAACAGCAGCGTGGCCATCGCCAGCGCCACCGATCACTTCGTGATCGACCGGCCCGACTGGTACCCGGTGAGCGGCTGCGAGAGCGGCTACATCGTCCCCGACCCGCGCGACTTCAACATCGTCTACGGTGGCTGCTACGGCGGACACATCGGGCGCCTGGACCACCGCACCGGCGAAGAGCAGGAGATCAATGCCTGGCCGGTGGAGCCCATGGGCTACGGGGCCGCCGACCTGAAGTACCGCTTCCAGTGGACCGCGCCCATCGCCATCTCGCCGCTGGATCCCGGCGCCCTCTACCACGGCGCGCAGGTCGTCTTTAAGAGCACGGACGGCGGCATGAGCTGGACCGCCATCAGCCCCGACCTCACCCGCAACGACAAATCGAAGCAGGCCTCCTCAGGCGGGCCCATCACCCAGGACAACACCAGCGTCGAGTACTACGACACCGTCTTCAGCATCGAGCCCTCGCCGCTGGAGAAGGACACCGTCTGGGTGGGCACCGACGATGGCCTGGTGCAGCTCACCCGCGACGGCGGCAAGAGCTGGACCAACATCACCCCCAAGGACCTGCCCGAGTGGAGCCGCATCAACCTGGTCTCAGCCTCGCCCTTCGACGCCGGCACCGCCTACGTCGCCGCCGACCGCCACGAACTCGACGACTTCGCTCCCTACATCTACAAGACCACCGACTTCGGCAAGAGCTGGACGCGTATCGACAGCGGCCTGCCCGCCGGCGCTTCCGTGCACGCGGTGCGCGAAGACACGGTGCGCAAGGGCCTGCTCTTCGCCGGTACCGAGACCTCGATCTGGGCCTCCTTCGATGGCGGCGCGCACTGGCAGTCGCTGCAGCAGAACCTGCCGCCCACTCCCGTCCACGACCTGGTGGTGAAGGGCGACGACCTGGTGGTCGCCACCCACGGCCGCTCCTTCTGGGTGCTCGACGACATCTCCCCCCTGCGGCAGTACGGCGCGGAGGTGACCTCGGCCGACGCCTACTTCTTCGCGCCTTCTCCTGTGCTGCGCACGGACATCGGTTCGGGTGGCTTCCGGCGCGGCGGGGCGGCCACCGCGGGGCAGAACCGGCCCAACGGCGCCGTCTTCTATTACTGGCTGAAGAACGAGATCAAGCCGCCGGAGCGGCCGGCGGCGGGTGAAGGCGGGGAGGGAGCCGAGGCCCGGCCCGAGGGCCGGCGTCCCGCGCCCCCTGTCACCCTGGAGATCCTTGACGCGCAAGGCAAGCTGGTGCGCAGGTACCCCGCGCCTCCGCAGCCCCGGGCAGAAGGCGCCGAGGAGAGTCCCTTCCAGCGTCCGCCGCAGCCTTTACCCACCAAGGCGGGCGTGAACCGCTTTATCTGGGACTTGCGCTACTCCGAGGCGACGGCGGTCCCGGGCGCCATCCTGTGGGGCGGCAACATGCAGGGCCCGCTGGTGGTTCCCGGTACCTACACCGCCAAGCTCACCATCGAGGGCAAGACCTACACCCAGTCCTTCGAGGTGAAGCTCGATCCCCGCGTCACCACCTCGCAGGCGGACTTGGAGAAGCAGCTTGACCTGGCGCAGAAGGCCCACCAGCGCCTGGACGAGATGGATAAGGCCATCAACCAGATGCGGGCGGTGCACGCGCAGGTGCAGGAGCTGACCCGGCGCCTGGACGGTGATCCGCGCGCGCGGGAGATCCGCGAGGCCGCCCGCCAGCTCGACGCCAAGCTGACCGCGGTGGAGGACGTGCTCATCCAGAGCAAGTCCAAGAGCAACGAAGACCCGCTCAACTATCCGGTCAAGCTCAACAACCGCATGGCCGAGCTGGTGAGCGTGATCGAGAGCGCTCCTACCGCGCCCACGCAGCAGTCCTACGAGGTCTTCCAGATGCTGAGCTCGCAGCTCGACGAGCAACTCGCCAAGTGGAAGGAGATCCTGGGCGCGGACGTCCCCGCCTTCAACGACCTGGTGAAGAAGCAGGACATCCCGGCGGTGCTGCTGCCCGCGGAGCGAGGCCGGCCGTGATCTCGCGGCGGCGGTTGCTGCAGTTCACGGCGGCGGCAGCCGGCGCGGGCGCCGCCCTGCGCTGGAGCCCGGGCAGCGTGCTGGCAAGCGAAGGCGCGCTCCCGCCCTCCCTCGCCGCGCTCAAGTCCATGAAGTCGCTGGCCAAGCCCATCACCCGCGAGGAGCGGGCGGCGCGGCTGGACAAAGCGCGACGACTCATGGCCGAGAACCGCCTCGACGCCATGCTCCTCATCGGCGGCACCTCGCTGGTGTACTTCACCGGCATCCGCTGGTGGCTGAGCGAGCGCCTGTTCACGCTGGTGCTGCCGGCGCGCGGCCAGGCCTTCTTCGTCTGTCCTGCCTTCGAGGCCGACCGCTCGCATGAACAGATCGCGCTGGGGCCTCTGGACAAGGAGACGCCCGTCCTGCTTTGGGAGGAGGACGAGAGTCCCTACAAGTTGGTGGCGCAGGGACTGAAGGAGCGCGGCATCGCGAGCGGGCGCGTGGGCATCGAGGAGACGGTGCGCTTCGTCTACGCCGACGGGGTGGCCAAGGCCGCACCTGCACTGGAATTGGTGAGCGCCACCCCGGTCACCGCCGGCTGCCGCCAGGTGAAGAGCGCGCACGAGATCGAACTGATGCGCCTGGCCTCCAAAGTCACCATCACCGCCTACGAGGCCGCGTGGCGCGCCCTCAAGCCGGGCATGACCGAATCCGACTTCGAGACGCTGGTCTCCACCGCCCACGAGCGCCTGGGCTTTGAAGGCGGCGCCGGCGTGCAGACCGGCATCTACTCGGCGCTGCCCCACGGCTCGCTCACGCCGCAAGTCATCCGCGAGAACACCATCCTGCTGATGGATGGCGGCTGCCGGGTCGAAGGCTACGAGTCCGACATCAGCCGCACCTTCGTCCTGGGCAAGCCTTCGGACAAAATGAAGAAGGTCTTCGAGATCGTGCACAAGGCGCAGAGCGCGGCCCTGGGCACGGCCCGGCCCGGCGTGGAGGCGCAGTCGGTGGACGCGGCCGCACGCAAGGTGATCGAGGACGCCGGCTACGGTCCTGGCTACAAGTACTTCTCCCACCGCGTGGGCCACGGCATCGGCATGGACGGCCACGAGTGGCCCTACCTGGTGCGGGGCGACGCCGTCGCGCTCCAGCCCGACATGGTCTTCAGCGACGAGCCCGGCATCTACACCCGCGGGGAGTTCGGGGTGCGCCTGGAGGAT
This genomic interval carries:
- a CDS encoding homoserine O-acetyltransferase: MSEIPRPSFEGDFTFAQQQPFLLDAGGTLRPVILHYAIYGDLERRREQVVLACHALSGSARAGDWWPAMFGRGRAFDLERHCVLGVNVLGSCYGSSGPPSLDPRTGRRYGSGFPLVTVGDMVRAQARLLDHLGVRRLAAVVGGSLGGMQALEWALRFPGRAERCIVIGATPLSALGLAFNHLQRQAIRLDPSRGLALARALAMCSYKSAELFRERFARRPDRSGEDPRRSLDARYDVAGYLDHQGEIFVRRFDADSYVALSKAMDTFELPRPGENEEAALRGISAQVLLVGISSDWLFPAAEVRALAGRMRAAGVDVRYAELESAHGHDAFLAEAEKLAPLVAEALAVLPRQGSRVYAGSVAGGAPHD
- a CDS encoding SDR family NAD(P)-dependent oxidoreductase, whose protein sequence is MIELKQEKRAHVPFPADLLRDRVAIVTGGSRGIGRSTVLRLAEAGCNVVINYRQNHAAARETAGRARELGVEAITLAADISRNGEALALTEQVVTHFGRVDILVANAGIWEGARVEEMPEELWDRVLEVNLKGTWNACRAVVPVMRRQGQGSIVIVSSTAGQRGEAHYSGYAASKGGQISFTKSLAVELAPRIRVNCVAPGWVETELNDPVFQRGGFKEQVAGAVPLGRIAQPSDVARSIVFLACDWAQHITGEVLNVNGGAVLCG
- a CDS encoding Xaa-Pro peptidase family protein yields the protein MISRRRLLQFTAAAAGAGAALRWSPGSVLASEGALPPSLAALKSMKSLAKPITREERAARLDKARRLMAENRLDAMLLIGGTSLVYFTGIRWWLSERLFTLVLPARGQAFFVCPAFEADRSHEQIALGPLDKETPVLLWEEDESPYKLVAQGLKERGIASGRVGIEETVRFVYADGVAKAAPALELVSATPVTAGCRQVKSAHEIELMRLASKVTITAYEAAWRALKPGMTESDFETLVSTAHERLGFEGGAGVQTGIYSALPHGSLTPQVIRENTILLMDGGCRVEGYESDISRTFVLGKPSDKMKKVFEIVHKAQSAALGTARPGVEAQSVDAAARKVIEDAGYGPGYKYFSHRVGHGIGMDGHEWPYLVRGDAVALQPDMVFSDEPGIYTRGEFGVRLEDDLHITENGAELFTSQSPSLEHPFG